AACCGCGACTCGCTGGACAACGCGGGCGCGACGCTCATCAGCACGGTGCACTACAGCACCAACTACGTGAACGCCTACTGGGACGGCACCCAGATGGTGTACGGCGATGGCAACGGCGTGGACTCCATCGAGCTGGGCAAGGACGCGGACGTCACGGTCCACGAGCTGACCCACGCGGTGACGGAGTACGAGTCCAACCTCACGTACTCCGGCCAGTCCGGCGGCCTCAACGAGGCGATGTCCGACACGTTCGGCGCCGTCTGCGAGAGCCGCGTGAACAACTGGAGCACGGCTCCGGCCATCTGGATGGTGGGCGAGGACGTGTGGACGCCGGGCACGGCGAACGACGCCTTGCGCTACATGGACGACCCGGCGAAGGACGGCGTGTCCAAGGACTGGGCGCCCAACGTGACGTCCGGCACGGACGTGCACTACAGCTCTGGCGTGCCGAACCTGGCGTTCGCGCTGCTCTCCAAGGGTGGCACGCACCCGCGCGGCCGCAGCACCGTCAACGTGCCGGCCATCGGCGTCGAGAAGGCCGCTCGCATCTGGTACTACGCCAACACCAACCTGTTCACGGCGAGCACCACGTTCGTGCAGGCCAAGAACTGGACCGTCCAGGCCGCCGCGGCGCTGGGCTACACCGCGGCCGAGCAGGCTGCCGTGACGGCCGCCTGGGAAGCGGTGGGCGTGGGCGTGACGGTTCCGCCCCCGACCTCCACCCCGCTGACCAACGGCACCGCGGTGACGGTGTCCGACAGCACGGGCAACAACAAGTACTACTCGCTGGTGGTCCCCGCGGGCGCCACGGCCCTGACGTTCACCATCTCCGGTGGCACGGGTGACGCGGACCTGTACGTGAAGTTCGGCGCGGTTCCGGACTCGGCCACCTACGACTGCCGTCCGTACCAGTCCGGCAATGCGGAGACGTGCACCATCACCAACATCCAGGCGGGCACGTACTACGTGATGCTGAACGCCTACTCCGCGTACTCGAACGTGACGCTGAAGGGCTCCTACACCCCCGGCGGTGGCGGTGGCGGCAACGTGCTGCAGAACAACGTCCCGGTGACGGGCATCTCCGGCGCCTCCGGCTCCTTCACCAGCGAGTGGATCACCGTGGACGTGCCGGCGAGCCGTCGGGTCACGTTCTCCATCGCCGGTGGCTCGGGCGACGCGGACATGTTCGTGAAGTTCGGCTCCTCGCCGACGACCGCCTCGTACGACTGCCGTCCGTACCTGTCCGGCAACAACGAGTCGTGCAGCCTCACCAAGACGACCCAGGGCAAGTACTACGTGAAGATCCGTGGCTACACCGCCTACTCCGGCGTGACGCTCAAGGCCGTCTGGTAGTCGCATCCGCATCCATCCCGGCTCCCTTCGCGTGAAGGGAGCCCGGGACGAAGACAGGCACCCGGGGAGCCCACATGGCTTCCCGGGTGTCGTCGTTTCAGGTGTTGGAAGAAGCGCGGGGCTAGCGCCGCACCTGCACGTCACGCGCGACGGTGCGGCCGCCCATGAGCACGAACTGCGCGCGCACCGGGGTGCCCTCCTGGAGTTCCTTGAGGGGCACGCGCTGGCCCTGGCGCAGGCCGCGGCTGCGCTGGTCGAGCTGGAGCTCGTAGACGGTGCCCTCGCCGTCGCGCACGTGCAGGGTGTTCCTGCCCACGCGCGTCACCCGGCCGCTCACCGTGCTGGACGCGATGATGACCTGCTCCAGCGGCCGGTTGGCGGAGGTGTCCGTCACCGCCGCCTGCGCCGCCTTGGCCGCGCCCTCGTACCAGGCCTCGTCGTCGCTGGCCTGCACGGCCTGGGCGCCAATCATCACCCGGCCCTCGGCGGGGGCCTGCGTCGCGGGCGCGCCGTCCCGGTTGGGCTGGGGCTGCTGTTGGGCGTTGGCCTGCTGGGCGTTCGGATTCGCCGGGGCGGCCTGCTGGGGCCGGGCGGCGTTCGGGTTCGCCTGGGCGTTCCGGCGGGCCGGGGCCTGCGCCGTGGTGCCCTGTGCGGGCTCGTTGACGCGGAGGCCGGGCAGCGGCCGGGCACCGGGCGGAGGAGGAGCCGTGTCCGGAGGCACCTGCGCGTTCGCCGCGGGCAGCGCGTCGCCGCTCGGGGCGCGATTGGTGTCCACCGTGTTCTGCGCCAGCGCGGGCGTGGCCGGCACCATCAGTCCGCCGCTCGCGGAGTCGCGGGTCTGCATCGTCGCCGGTGCCGCTGGCACCGTGTCCTCGGTGTCCTGCTCCTGACAGCCGGAAGCAAGCGAGCACAGCCCCACCATCCCCAACCACATCCAACGTCCACCCATCCGCCAACCCTCCCGCAGGCGAACCTGCGGACGACCCCCTGCCGTTGCAAGCGTCAGACGTGCGACGGGGTGTTGGCTTCTGGATGGCGCAGGCTACGTGGGGAAGGTGGCGGCCACGGCGCGCACGTGCTCGCGCACCAGCGCCCTGGCGGCGAGCAGCTCCGTCGCATCCGAGGGCGTGTAGCCCAGGCACAGCACCACGTCGTCCTCGGGGGCCGCGCGCGTGCCCAGCGCCGCGTAGTCGAGCGAGCGCGGGGCCGGTTCGCCTTCCGTGTCGTGGGTGAAGCGGCCGAACACGGCGGACTGCCCGTCGCGGCCGGGCGCCGTCTCCTTGAGGGCGAAGAGGCGGCGCACGGCGGCGAGCGATTCGGGACGCTCGCGCAGGAGGTCCGGGGACGCGGGGCCTCCCAGCTCCCACTCGAGGAGCTTCAGGCAGCCGCGCACGAACTCCACGTCGGTGATGACGAGCCCGTAGAGGTACCAGTCCGCGCACGCCGCCTGGACCAGCCGCGCCTGCGCGTCGGTGAGCCAGCCGAAGGACGGACAGGTGAACGTCTCACAGACGGTGGCGCGGTAGACGCCGCAGTCACGCAGGTCCGTGCCGCCCGTCACCAGCGGGTGGCCCAGGCAGCCCACGCGCTGGTGCTGCGCGTCCAGGAAGCCCAGCAGGGGACACACCCGCACGATGGGGAAGAGCGCGGGGGCGTCCCGGTTCGCGGTCAGCTCGCGCGCGGCCTCGGCGTAGGCCTCGGGCGTGTGGGGCGTGCGGGAGAGCCGCTCGGTCTGTGTCGTGAGCCTGCGGGTCAGCGCCGCGCGCGAGTGGTCGCGGAAGTTGTAGAGGCCGCAGCAGGCGCCACACGAGGCGCCCTTCCCGGGCTGGCACAGGTGGAAGGAGACGGACATGTCAGAACCAGTCCGGACGCATGCGCGCGTAGGAGTCCTCGCCCGTGCGGCACAGGTGGGCGAGCAGCGGCACTCGCGGCACCTCCACCGCGAACCAGTACTGCGCGGCGGCGAGCTTGCCCTCGTAGAAGGCGGTGTCCTCCGGTGAGGGCGCGCGCGAGAGTCCTTCCTTCGCGGCGGCGCCTTGCGCGAGCCAGCGCCACGCCACGGCCACCACGCTGAAGAGCTCCAGGAAGTCCGTGCTGTGGCGGAGCATCACGTCCACTTCGCCCGCCATGCCTCGCGCACCCAGCTCCAGCGTGAGGGATGCGGCCTGCTGGAGCGCGTCTTCCAATGCATCGCTCCAGGCGGGCTCCACGCCCGCGGCGCGGGCCCGGGCGGTGGTGGCCCGCACCTCCTCGTCGAGCGCCTGGAGCGCGGCGCCGCCCTCGGCCACCGCCTTGCGCCCGAGCAGGTCCAGGCCCTGGATGCCGGTGGTGCCCTCGTGGATGCTGTTGAGCTTCTGGTCGCGCAGCCATGCTTCCGGGAGGTACTCGCTGGAGTAGCCGTAGCCGCCGTGAATCTGGAGCGCGAGCGCGTTGGATTCGAAGCCCTTCTCCGCGGGGAACGTCTTGGCGATGGGCGTGAGCAGGTCCAGGAGCAGCTGTGCGCGCTTGCGCGTGGCTTCGTCCGGGGCGTGGTGCGCGAGGTCCGCCTGCGTGGAGGTGGTGAGCAGCAGCGCGAGGCCGCCCTCCACGATGGCCTTCTGGCGCAGCAGCATGCGCCGCACGTCCGCGTGCTCGATGATGGGGGACTGGGCGCGCGTGGTGTCGCGGATGCCGGCGGGGCGGCCCTGGGGACGCTCACGCGCGTAGGCGAGCGACTCCTGGTAGGCGACGGCGGCGGTGGACACGCCGTTGAGGCCCACCATGATGCGCGCCTCGTTCATCATCTGGAACATGCACGCGAGCCCGCGTCCGGGCTGGCCCACGAGCCAGCCGTGACAGTCATTGGCTTCGCCGAAGTTGAGGACGAGGCTGGGCAGGCCGCGCCAGCCAATCTTGTGGATGACGCCGGCCACCTGGACGTCGTTGGGGACGAAGGTGTCCCCCTGGGGCCTCTTCGCGGGCACGGCGAAGAGGGACACGCCGCGCGTGCCACCCTCCGCGCCCTCGATGCGGGCGAGGGTGAGGTGCACGACGTTGTCGGTGAAGTCCTGGTCGCCGCCGCTGATGAAGATTTTCGAGCCCTGGAGGCGGTAGGAGCCGTCTGGCGCGGGCGTGGCGCGCGTCTTCACGTCCGCGAGGCTGCTGCCGGCCTGGGGCTCGGTGAGGGCCATGGTGCCGGTCCACTCGCCGCGGTACAGCCGGGCCATGAAGGTGTCGCGCAGGAAGGGCGTGCCGAAAACCTCCAGGAGGTGCGCGGCGCCAATCGTGAGGCCCAGGTATCCATAGGCGCTCAGGTTGGCGGCCATGAGGTAGGCGCTGGCCACGGCGTGCACGGTGAGCGGGAGCTGCTGTCCGCCGACGTCGGGGGGGCGGGTGGCGGTGAGCAGGCCCAGGTCGACCATGCCCGCGTAGAGCGAGCGCATGGCCGGATGGACGCGCACGCGGCCGTGTTCGAAGACGGGCGGGGCGGCGTCCATGGGCCGGTAGGTGGGGGCGAGCACCTCGCGGGCGAAGCGGCGGGTGCTGTCCAGGAGGAGCGCGAAGGTGTCGCGCGAGTGCTCCTGGAAGGCGGGCAGCGCGCAGAGGGCGGTGGTGTCCAGCGCTTCGTAGAGCTGGAAGTCCACGTCGCGGTCCGACAGCAGGGGGTTGGGGCGGGGCACGCTCATGCCCTGGTTCCCTACCAGGACGCGATGGGGTCGTCGAAGTCGTCGTGCGGCGGGCGCTCACCGCCGGACGCGGGAGGAGCGGCGTCCGGGCGTGGGGCG
This DNA window, taken from Corallococcus coralloides DSM 2259, encodes the following:
- a CDS encoding M4 family metallopeptidase; the encoded protein is MAHRLLKTIGAAWLGVALTACGTQGSSGEEVQAPEQERSGEDIQSTLNALGGAQVVGVHADGIPDSIQGELGRVARTLNTLDASRQAVASVAPAFRLNADDMVLRKSRTDEMGNQHLRFTQTKNGLEVVGGELVVHVRPDGSVYGANGSARDGLNVSALPRIAAASAREAALSATVGTGLEAQGAPRLVYVRTEEGALRLAYEVTVTGENNLMPLRDRVYVSAQDGSVVLRAPQIHSALNRKVYSANNGTSTPGTLKRSEGQAATGDSHVDINYDMLGYTYDCYKVLFNRDSLDNAGATLISTVHYSTNYVNAYWDGTQMVYGDGNGVDSIELGKDADVTVHELTHAVTEYESNLTYSGQSGGLNEAMSDTFGAVCESRVNNWSTAPAIWMVGEDVWTPGTANDALRYMDDPAKDGVSKDWAPNVTSGTDVHYSSGVPNLAFALLSKGGTHPRGRSTVNVPAIGVEKAARIWYYANTNLFTASTTFVQAKNWTVQAAAALGYTAAEQAAVTAAWEAVGVGVTVPPPTSTPLTNGTAVTVSDSTGNNKYYSLVVPAGATALTFTISGGTGDADLYVKFGAVPDSATYDCRPYQSGNAETCTITNIQAGTYYVMLNAYSAYSNVTLKGSYTPGGGGGGNVLQNNVPVTGISGASGSFTSEWITVDVPASRRVTFSIAGGSGDADMFVKFGSSPTTASYDCRPYLSGNNESCSLTKTTQGKYYVKIRGYTAYSGVTLKAVW
- a CDS encoding acyl-CoA dehydrogenase, giving the protein MSVPRPNPLLSDRDVDFQLYEALDTTALCALPAFQEHSRDTFALLLDSTRRFAREVLAPTYRPMDAAPPVFEHGRVRVHPAMRSLYAGMVDLGLLTATRPPDVGGQQLPLTVHAVASAYLMAANLSAYGYLGLTIGAAHLLEVFGTPFLRDTFMARLYRGEWTGTMALTEPQAGSSLADVKTRATPAPDGSYRLQGSKIFISGGDQDFTDNVVHLTLARIEGAEGGTRGVSLFAVPAKRPQGDTFVPNDVQVAGVIHKIGWRGLPSLVLNFGEANDCHGWLVGQPGRGLACMFQMMNEARIMVGLNGVSTAAVAYQESLAYARERPQGRPAGIRDTTRAQSPIIEHADVRRMLLRQKAIVEGGLALLLTTSTQADLAHHAPDEATRKRAQLLLDLLTPIAKTFPAEKGFESNALALQIHGGYGYSSEYLPEAWLRDQKLNSIHEGTTGIQGLDLLGRKAVAEGGAALQALDEEVRATTARARAAGVEPAWSDALEDALQQAASLTLELGARGMAGEVDVMLRHSTDFLELFSVVAVAWRWLAQGAAAKEGLSRAPSPEDTAFYEGKLAAAQYWFAVEVPRVPLLAHLCRTGEDSYARMRPDWF